Proteins encoded together in one Deinococcus metalli window:
- a CDS encoding MFS transporter: protein MLTVTLPRSLVPAFWRYLGSLAATAVADAVLFVALPFVVLGAQGGRVGLGTVLLAGSAPRFLAPLLGTLADRWPGRSVLTVTATLRAALLAGVAWLALSGHAAVPTLAAFAFLNGCLVTLSFTAGSALVPHLVPEEQRPQANSLSSAALMGLPLIGYGVGGALIHGLGSAATLLAGVPVYVLALLLAASLPARPAEPTAGAKGFWHDLRGGLGVVRAQPLLQVMILLSFAMNLTLNVVNVRAPLFMQHVGAGAGGYALFEGLTAAGALVGALAVGALSARVKADTLIDAGRLLCVLAVLGLAVPQVPVWFVAAALLGLSLGVLEVAAVTRAQGLVAPGTLGRVMGVFLGLNALGLSSGAVIGSWPLASTPLFIVLAALLGALGLLWHRAVRSSPQP, encoded by the coding sequence ATGCTCACCGTGACCCTGCCGCGCTCCCTGGTCCCCGCGTTCTGGCGCTACCTGGGCAGCCTCGCTGCCACGGCGGTGGCGGACGCCGTGCTGTTCGTGGCGCTGCCCTTCGTGGTGCTGGGGGCGCAGGGCGGCCGGGTCGGGCTGGGCACGGTGCTGCTGGCCGGCAGCGCGCCGCGCTTCCTGGCGCCGCTGCTCGGCACGCTGGCCGACCGCTGGCCCGGCCGCAGCGTGCTGACCGTCACCGCCACGCTGCGGGCGGCGCTGCTGGCCGGTGTGGCGTGGCTCGCGCTGAGCGGCCACGCGGCCGTGCCCACGCTGGCCGCCTTCGCGTTCCTGAACGGCTGTCTGGTCACCCTCAGCTTCACGGCCGGCAGCGCCCTGGTGCCGCACCTCGTGCCGGAGGAGCAGCGGCCACAGGCGAACAGCCTCAGCAGCGCCGCCCTGATGGGCCTGCCCCTGATCGGCTACGGCGTGGGCGGCGCGCTGATCCACGGCCTCGGGAGCGCGGCCACGCTGCTCGCCGGCGTACCCGTGTACGTGCTTGCGCTGCTGCTCGCCGCGTCACTCCCGGCCCGGCCCGCCGAGCCCACCGCCGGGGCGAAGGGCTTCTGGCATGACCTGCGCGGTGGCCTGGGGGTGGTGCGGGCCCAGCCACTGCTTCAGGTCATGATCCTGCTGAGTTTCGCCATGAACCTGACATTGAATGTGGTGAACGTCCGCGCGCCGCTGTTCATGCAGCACGTCGGGGCCGGCGCGGGGGGCTACGCGCTGTTCGAGGGCCTGACCGCCGCCGGGGCGCTGGTCGGCGCGCTCGCCGTCGGGGCGCTGTCAGCCCGCGTGAAGGCCGACACGCTGATCGACGCCGGACGGCTGCTGTGCGTGCTGGCCGTGCTGGGGCTGGCTGTCCCGCAGGTGCCGGTGTGGTTCGTCGCGGCCGCCCTGCTGGGCCTGAGCCTGGGCGTGCTGGAGGTCGCCGCCGTGACGCGTGCCCAGGGCCTGGTGGCGCCCGGCACGCTGGGCCGCGTGATGGGCGTGTTCCTGGGCCTGAACGCCCTGGGCCTGAGCTCGGGCGCTGTTATCGGCAGCTGGCCGCTGGCGTCCACGCCGCTGTTCATCGTGCTGGCCGCACTGCTCGGCGCGCTTGGGCTGCTGTGGCACCGGGCGGTGCGCTCCTCGCCGCAGCCGTGA
- a CDS encoding glycoside hydrolase family 43 protein, with translation MTAEPPTRTGVTITNPVLRGFHPDPSILRVGTDYYLATSTFQWYPGVAVYHSRDLVNWRLAARPLDRLSLLDMRGDADSGGIWAPCLSHDGEQFHLIYTDVKSWGISEAFKDSHNYLTTATSIEGPWSEPVPLNSSGFDASMFHDEDGRKWLLNMVWDHRPGRNAFAGIVLQEYSPAERRLVGPSEIIFTGTDIKVTEGPHVYRKDGWYYLLTAEGGTSWEHAVTLARSRSLHGPYEVHPQNPLLTAVDAPNLPIQKSGHASLVSTPDGQWLMAHLCGRPLTPQGECPLGRETALQALEWPEGEWPTLAQGGHHPAEHVQMPALPAHPWPAVPTYDDFAGPDLRPEWMTLRAPAQHLGVELLEGGGLRLHGRESLMSRHHVALVGRRLQSLHARLRTEVTFSPEDFQQMAGLCAYYDSRNWVYLRVSRDERAGRALNVTSCENGVYREHLAQDIGVGEGGPVFLEVVYDGPTFQFGYSMDGEVWHAVGEPFGAGLLSDEHCGGLSFTGTYLALTCQDISGRRAPADFHWAEYIEF, from the coding sequence GTGACCGCTGAGCCCCCCACCCGCACCGGAGTGACGATCACGAACCCCGTGCTGCGGGGATTCCACCCGGACCCGAGCATCCTGCGGGTCGGCACGGACTACTACCTGGCGACCAGCACCTTCCAGTGGTACCCCGGCGTGGCGGTCTACCACTCGCGCGACCTCGTGAACTGGCGGCTGGCGGCGCGGCCGCTGGACCGCCTGAGCCTGCTGGACATGCGCGGAGACGCGGATTCCGGCGGGATCTGGGCGCCGTGCCTGTCGCACGACGGCGAGCAGTTCCACCTGATCTACACCGACGTCAAGTCCTGGGGCATCAGCGAGGCCTTCAAGGACAGCCACAATTACCTGACGACCGCGACCAGCATCGAGGGGCCGTGGTCTGAGCCGGTGCCCCTGAACTCCAGCGGCTTCGACGCCAGCATGTTTCACGATGAGGACGGCCGCAAGTGGCTGCTGAACATGGTGTGGGACCACCGGCCCGGCCGCAACGCCTTCGCCGGCATCGTGCTTCAGGAGTACAGCCCGGCCGAGCGGCGGCTGGTCGGCCCCAGCGAGATCATCTTCACCGGCACGGACATCAAGGTCACGGAAGGCCCGCACGTCTACAGAAAGGACGGCTGGTACTACCTGCTGACCGCCGAGGGCGGCACGAGCTGGGAGCACGCGGTCACGCTGGCCCGCTCGCGTTCCCTGCACGGGCCGTACGAAGTGCATCCGCAGAACCCGCTGCTGACCGCCGTGGACGCGCCGAACCTGCCGATCCAGAAGTCCGGGCACGCCAGTCTGGTGTCCACCCCGGACGGCCAGTGGCTGATGGCCCACCTGTGCGGCCGCCCGCTGACACCGCAGGGCGAATGCCCGCTGGGCCGCGAGACCGCGCTCCAGGCGCTCGAGTGGCCCGAAGGTGAGTGGCCCACGCTGGCGCAGGGCGGCCACCATCCGGCCGAGCACGTCCAGATGCCCGCGCTGCCCGCGCACCCGTGGCCCGCCGTGCCGACCTACGACGACTTCGCCGGCCCGGACCTGCGGCCCGAGTGGATGACCCTGCGCGCCCCGGCACAGCACCTGGGCGTGGAGCTACTGGAGGGCGGCGGCCTGCGCCTGCACGGCCGCGAGTCCCTGATGAGCCGCCACCACGTGGCGCTGGTCGGCCGCCGGCTGCAGAGCCTGCACGCCCGGCTGCGCACCGAGGTCACGTTCAGCCCTGAGGACTTTCAGCAGATGGCGGGCCTGTGCGCGTACTACGACTCGCGCAACTGGGTGTACCTGCGCGTGAGCCGCGACGAGCGGGCCGGGCGCGCGCTGAACGTCACCTCCTGCGAGAACGGCGTGTACCGCGAGCACCTCGCCCAGGACATCGGCGTGGGCGAGGGCGGCCCCGTGTTCCTGGAGGTCGTGTACGACGGCCCCACCTTCCAGTTCGGCTACAGCATGGACGGCGAGGTGTGGCACGCGGTCGGCGAGCCCTTCGGTGCCGGTCTGCTGTCCGACGAGCACTGCGGCGGCCTGAGCTTCACCGGCACCTACCTGGCGCTGACCTGCCAGGACATCAGTGGGCGCCGCGCACCGGCCGATTTCCACTGGGCCGAATACATCGAGTTCTGA
- the groL gene encoding chaperonin GroEL (60 kDa chaperone family; promotes refolding of misfolded polypeptides especially under stressful conditions; forms two stacked rings of heptamers to form a barrel-shaped 14mer; ends can be capped by GroES; misfolded proteins enter the barrel where they are refolded when GroES binds) — protein sequence MAKQLVFDENARRSLERGVNAVANAVKVTLGPRGRNVVIEKKFGSPTITKDGVTVAKEVELEDKLENIGAQLLKEVASKTNDITGDGTTTATVLGQAIVKEGLRNVAAGANPLALKRGIDKAVAAAIEEIKKLAVPVEDSDAIKKVAGISANDDQVGEEIASAMDKVGKEGVITIEESKGFDTEVDVVEGMQFDKGFINPYFVTNPEKMEAVLEDAYILINEKKISNLKDLLPVLEKAAQTGRPLLIIAEDVEGEALATLVVNKLRGTLNIAAVKAPGFGDRRKEMLRDIAAVTGGEVVSEDLGHKLENTTLDMLGRAARIRITKDETTIVDGKGEQSAIDARVNAIKGELDTTDSDYAKEKLQERLAKLAGGVAVIRVGAATETELKEKKHRYEDALSTARSAVEEGIVSGGGTTLLRIIPAVRKAAESLSGDEATGARILIRALEEPARQIAVNAGEEGSVIVNAVVNSDKPRYGFNAATSEYVDDMIAAGIVDPAKVTRTALQNAASIGALILTTEAIVSDKPEKAAPAAAGGGMGGGDMGGMDF from the coding sequence ATGGCGAAACAACTCGTATTCGATGAAAATGCCCGCCGCAGCCTCGAACGTGGCGTGAACGCCGTCGCCAACGCCGTCAAGGTCACCCTCGGGCCTCGCGGCCGTAACGTCGTGATCGAGAAGAAGTTCGGCAGCCCCACCATCACCAAGGACGGCGTCACCGTCGCCAAGGAAGTGGAGCTGGAGGACAAGCTCGAGAACATCGGCGCGCAGCTCCTGAAGGAAGTGGCCAGCAAGACCAACGACATCACGGGTGACGGCACCACCACCGCCACCGTGCTGGGTCAGGCCATCGTGAAAGAAGGCCTGCGCAACGTGGCCGCCGGCGCCAACCCGCTGGCCCTGAAGCGCGGCATCGACAAGGCCGTGGCCGCCGCCATCGAGGAAATCAAGAAGCTGGCCGTGCCGGTCGAGGACTCCGACGCGATCAAGAAGGTCGCCGGCATCAGCGCCAACGACGACCAGGTCGGCGAGGAAATCGCCTCCGCGATGGACAAGGTCGGCAAGGAAGGCGTCATCACCATCGAGGAATCGAAGGGCTTTGACACCGAAGTGGACGTCGTCGAGGGCATGCAGTTCGACAAGGGCTTCATCAACCCCTACTTCGTGACCAACCCCGAGAAGATGGAAGCCGTTCTCGAAGACGCCTACATCCTGATCAACGAGAAGAAGATCAGCAACCTGAAAGACCTGCTGCCCGTGCTGGAAAAAGCCGCGCAGACCGGCCGCCCGCTGCTGATCATCGCCGAGGACGTGGAAGGCGAAGCGCTGGCCACCCTGGTCGTGAACAAGCTGCGCGGCACGCTGAACATTGCCGCCGTGAAGGCCCCGGGCTTCGGCGACCGCCGCAAGGAAATGCTGCGCGACATCGCCGCCGTGACCGGTGGGGAAGTCGTGTCCGAGGACCTCGGCCACAAGCTCGAGAACACCACCCTGGACATGCTGGGCCGCGCCGCGCGCATCCGCATCACCAAGGACGAGACCACCATCGTGGACGGCAAGGGCGAGCAGAGCGCCATCGACGCCCGCGTCAACGCCATCAAGGGCGAACTGGACACCACCGACAGCGACTACGCCAAGGAAAAGCTCCAGGAGCGCCTCGCCAAGCTGGCCGGCGGTGTGGCCGTGATCCGCGTGGGCGCCGCCACCGAAACCGAGCTGAAGGAAAAGAAGCACCGCTACGAGGACGCCCTGTCCACCGCCCGCTCGGCGGTCGAGGAAGGCATCGTCTCCGGCGGCGGCACCACCCTGCTGCGCATCATCCCGGCCGTCCGCAAGGCCGCCGAGAGCCTCAGCGGTGACGAAGCCACCGGTGCGCGCATCCTGATCCGCGCGCTGGAAGAACCCGCCCGCCAGATCGCCGTCAACGCCGGCGAGGAAGGCAGCGTCATCGTCAACGCCGTCGTGAACAGCGACAAGCCCCGCTACGGCTTCAACGCCGCCACCAGCGAGTACGTGGACGACATGATCGCCGCCGGCATCGTGGACCCCGCGAAGGTCACCCGCACGGCCCTCCAGAACGCCGCTTCCATCGGCGCACTGATCCTGACCACCGAAGCCATCGTGTCCGACAAGCCCGAGAAGGCGGCCCCGGCTGCGGCGGGCGGCGGCATGGGCGGCGGCGACATGGGCGGGATGGACTTCTGA
- a CDS encoding GGDEF domain-containing protein: MVARPAILSRNAFEDAFEALRGAPLTLAVLDLDHFKTLNDTLGHAEGDRVLRGVERLLSGSLPSGSVIGRIGGDEYASLLPETAAETALILFDEVIKHFHIHRDPQWPRSLGLSVGLAARPAHATTYGDLYRAADEALLRAKREGRARACIYVESKMVLKSNYYSKSQLDRLAKLSSALGRTEASLLREALDDLIEKNRGAL; the protein is encoded by the coding sequence ATGGTCGCCCGCCCTGCCATCCTCAGCCGCAACGCCTTCGAGGACGCCTTCGAGGCCCTCCGGGGCGCTCCCCTCACGCTGGCTGTCCTCGACCTCGACCACTTCAAGACGCTCAACGACACGCTGGGCCACGCCGAGGGTGACCGCGTGCTGCGCGGCGTCGAGCGCCTGCTGTCGGGCAGCCTGCCCAGCGGCAGCGTTATCGGCCGGATCGGCGGCGACGAGTACGCCAGCCTCCTGCCGGAAACGGCCGCCGAGACCGCCCTGATCCTGTTCGACGAGGTCATCAAGCACTTTCACATCCACCGCGACCCGCAGTGGCCCAGGAGCCTGGGCCTCAGCGTGGGGCTGGCCGCCCGGCCCGCGCACGCCACCACGTACGGCGACCTGTACCGCGCCGCCGACGAGGCCCTCCTGCGCGCCAAGCGTGAGGGCCGCGCCCGCGCGTGCATCTACGTGGAGAGCAAGATGGTGCTGAAGAGCAACTACTACTCCAAGAGCCAGCTCGACCGCCTCGCCAAGCTGAGCAGCGCCCTGGGCCGCACCGAGGCGTCCCTGCTGCGTGAGGCGCTGGACGACCTGATCGAGAAGAACCGCGGAGCGCTGTGA
- a CDS encoding 8-oxoguanine deaminase, with protein sequence MTFPGRTVLRSIHTLITMRGERTAPDAPLPDAAVVVEDGVIVWVGRDADVPPALLDGAAVRDLSGHVVLPGLVNTHHHLYQTLTRCVAPDSGLFEWLRTLYPIWLRLTPDAAFDSAQLGLAELALSGCTTSSDHLYLYPNGVRLDDTIHAARDLGMRFHATRGSMSLGESQGGLPPDRAVERADAILADSARVIDAFHDPARYALTRIALAPCSPFSVTGDVMRESAALARAVSAHGKGGVMLHTHLAETADEDAFCLSMFGMRPLDYAESVGWVGPDVWFAHGVHFSPADAARLGQCGCGVAHCPSSNMRLASGIAPTRTLLEAGVKVALGVDGSASNDGSHLLAEARQALLSSRVRGVPGQAPHAHDLLTAHDALWLATRGGAAVLNRDDVGQLTPGYAADLIAVDLRDLGYSGARHDPLSALTLCAPPRVALTMVGGRVIVDGGVLTGIDLPALIERHDRHSRRMLEG encoded by the coding sequence ATGACGTTTCCTGGCCGGACGGTGCTGCGCTCCATCCACACGCTGATCACCATGCGCGGCGAGCGCACCGCCCCGGACGCCCCGCTGCCCGACGCGGCCGTGGTGGTCGAGGACGGCGTGATCGTGTGGGTCGGGCGCGACGCCGACGTGCCCCCGGCGCTGCTGGACGGCGCGGCCGTACGCGACCTGAGCGGGCACGTGGTGCTGCCGGGCCTGGTGAACACGCACCACCACCTGTACCAGACCCTGACCCGCTGCGTGGCGCCGGACTCGGGGCTGTTCGAGTGGCTGCGGACGCTGTACCCGATCTGGCTGCGCCTGACGCCGGACGCCGCCTTCGACTCCGCGCAGCTGGGTCTCGCGGAACTCGCGCTGAGCGGCTGCACCACCTCCAGCGACCACCTGTACCTGTACCCCAACGGCGTGCGGCTGGACGACACCATCCACGCCGCGCGCGACCTGGGCATGCGCTTCCATGCCACGCGGGGCAGCATGAGCCTGGGCGAGTCGCAGGGCGGCCTGCCGCCGGACCGGGCGGTGGAACGCGCGGACGCCATCCTGGCCGACAGTGCCCGCGTGATCGACGCCTTCCACGACCCGGCGCGGTATGCTCTGACCCGCATCGCGCTCGCGCCGTGCTCGCCGTTCTCGGTGACGGGCGACGTGATGCGCGAATCGGCCGCGCTGGCCCGCGCCGTGTCTGCCCATGGGAAAGGGGGCGTGATGCTGCACACGCACCTCGCGGAGACCGCCGACGAGGACGCCTTCTGCCTGAGCATGTTCGGCATGCGCCCCCTGGACTATGCCGAGAGCGTGGGGTGGGTGGGGCCGGACGTGTGGTTCGCGCACGGCGTGCACTTCAGCCCGGCCGACGCCGCGCGCCTGGGCCAGTGCGGCTGCGGCGTGGCCCACTGCCCCAGCAGCAACATGCGCCTCGCCAGCGGCATCGCCCCCACCCGCACGCTGCTGGAGGCGGGCGTGAAGGTCGCGCTGGGCGTGGACGGCAGCGCCAGCAACGACGGCTCGCACCTGCTGGCCGAGGCGCGCCAGGCCCTGCTGAGTTCCCGGGTGCGCGGCGTGCCCGGTCAGGCCCCGCACGCGCACGACCTGCTGACCGCCCACGACGCCCTGTGGCTCGCCACGCGCGGCGGCGCGGCCGTCCTGAACCGCGACGACGTCGGGCAGCTCACGCCGGGCTATGCCGCCGACCTGATCGCCGTCGACCTGCGCGATCTGGGCTACAGCGGCGCGCGGCACGATCCCCTGAGCGCCCTGACGCTGTGCGCGCCGCCGCGCGTGGCCCTGACCATGGTGGGCGGGCGCGTGATCGTGGACGGCGGCGTCCTGACCGGTATCGACCTGCCCGCGCTGATCGAGCGGCACGACCGGCACAGCCGCCGGATGCTGGAGGGCTGA
- a CDS encoding ArsR/SmtB family transcription factor codes for MPETIFGSPSGPWWTVHTEAQASLLARPDSRRYLEPFIGRERTAAEGARELGVSVERLLYRVRQLRAAGLLLQTGTRRRAGRPERLYRAVADAFIVPFALTPFADLEAQIVRQAAPLWELEVRAGARAGRDRGLTSRLIYRDTTGELHSETALPEGTTWRAMHPEPGGDFAGVYHLDDAAAREVGALWEALRDRLNRDRRAPGEGRPYLIRTAMVPLRPDDLADVPALGAPGPRP; via the coding sequence ATGCCTGAGACAATTTTCGGTAGCCCGAGCGGCCCGTGGTGGACGGTGCACACCGAGGCGCAGGCGAGCCTGCTGGCCCGCCCGGACTCGCGGCGCTACCTGGAGCCGTTCATCGGCCGTGAGCGCACGGCGGCCGAAGGAGCGCGCGAGCTGGGCGTGTCGGTCGAGCGGCTGCTGTACCGCGTGCGGCAGCTGCGCGCGGCGGGCCTGCTGCTCCAGACGGGCACGCGCCGCCGCGCCGGGCGTCCCGAGCGGCTGTACCGCGCGGTGGCCGACGCCTTCATCGTGCCCTTCGCCCTGACGCCCTTCGCGGACCTGGAGGCGCAGATCGTCCGGCAGGCCGCGCCGCTGTGGGAGCTGGAGGTGCGGGCCGGCGCACGGGCCGGGCGGGACCGCGGCCTGACCAGCCGCCTGATCTACCGTGACACCACCGGCGAACTCCACAGCGAGACCGCGCTGCCCGAGGGCACGACGTGGCGGGCCATGCACCCGGAGCCCGGCGGGGACTTCGCGGGCGTGTACCACCTCGACGACGCCGCGGCGCGTGAGGTCGGCGCGCTGTGGGAGGCGCTGCGCGACCGCCTGAACCGCGACCGCCGCGCACCCGGCGAGGGCCGGCCCTACCTGATCCGCACGGCCATGGTGCCCCTGCGGCCGGACGACCTCGCGGACGTGCCGGCGCTCGGCGCGCCTGGCCCGCGGCCCTGA
- a CDS encoding GH1 family beta-glucosidase, protein MTTTPTSTPDPLHFPPRFAWGVATASYQIEGAPSEDGRGASIWDTFSHTPGRVRGGDTGDVACDHYHRLDADLDLIHSLGVNAYRFSVSWPRVQPSGRGPANPAGLDFYSRLVDGLLTRGITPWLTLYHWDLPQALQDQGGWPSRDTAHAFGDYAAVVAGALGDRVKHFITINEPWCAAFLGYGIGIHAPGHTDLAQSYAAAHHLLVGHGLAVQAVRAHAPGAQVGITLNLYEGYPATDTPQDRAATRRQDGFQNRWYLDPVYGRGYPQDMVELIGDASPQAQGLVLPGDVDLMGVPTDFLGVNMYSRTVVEDAPGEGFLHSRAVRPEGSEYTGFGWEVAPQSLTDLMLRLQRDYDPPAIYITENGATYPDTVEADGSVHDAERTRYFQSHLGAIEDALTGGAKVRGYFAWSLMDNFEWAEGYDKRFGIVHVDFATQARTLKQSGRWYRDFLARTRQTVGV, encoded by the coding sequence ATGACCACCACCCCCACCTCCACCCCCGACCCCCTGCACTTCCCGCCGCGCTTCGCGTGGGGCGTGGCGACCGCCTCGTACCAGATCGAGGGCGCGCCCTCCGAGGACGGCAGGGGCGCGAGCATCTGGGACACCTTCTCGCACACGCCCGGCCGGGTGCGGGGCGGCGACACCGGCGACGTCGCCTGCGACCACTACCACCGTCTGGACGCGGACCTCGACCTGATCCACTCGCTGGGCGTGAACGCCTACCGCTTCTCGGTGTCGTGGCCTCGCGTGCAGCCCAGCGGGCGCGGCCCGGCCAACCCGGCCGGCCTGGATTTCTACTCGCGGCTGGTGGACGGCCTGCTCACGCGCGGCATCACGCCGTGGCTCACGCTGTACCACTGGGACCTGCCGCAGGCGTTGCAGGACCAGGGCGGGTGGCCGTCGCGCGACACGGCGCACGCCTTCGGGGACTACGCGGCCGTGGTGGCGGGCGCGCTGGGCGACCGGGTGAAACACTTCATCACCATCAACGAGCCGTGGTGCGCTGCGTTCCTGGGCTACGGCATCGGTATCCACGCGCCGGGGCACACCGACCTGGCGCAGAGTTACGCCGCCGCGCACCACCTGCTGGTCGGGCACGGGCTGGCGGTGCAGGCAGTGCGCGCACACGCGCCGGGCGCCCAGGTGGGCATCACCCTGAACCTGTACGAGGGCTACCCCGCGACGGACACGCCGCAGGACCGCGCCGCGACCCGCCGCCAGGACGGTTTCCAGAACCGCTGGTACCTCGACCCCGTGTACGGGCGCGGCTACCCGCAGGACATGGTGGAGCTGATCGGTGACGCCAGCCCGCAGGCACAGGGCCTGGTGCTGCCCGGCGACGTGGACCTGATGGGCGTGCCCACCGACTTCCTGGGCGTGAACATGTACTCGCGCACGGTGGTGGAGGACGCGCCGGGCGAGGGCTTCTTACACTCGCGCGCCGTGCGGCCCGAGGGCAGCGAGTACACCGGCTTCGGCTGGGAGGTCGCGCCGCAGAGCCTGACGGACCTGATGCTGCGGCTCCAGCGCGACTACGACCCGCCCGCGATCTACATCACGGAAAACGGCGCGACCTACCCGGACACGGTCGAGGCCGACGGCAGCGTGCACGACGCCGAGCGCACCCGCTACTTCCAGAGTCACCTGGGAGCGATCGAGGACGCCCTGACCGGCGGCGCGAAGGTGCGCGGCTACTTCGCATGGTCCCTGATGGACAACTTCGAGTGGGCCGAGGGCTACGACAAGCGTTTCGGCATCGTACACGTGGATTTCGCCACGCAGGCGCGGACCCTCAAGCAGTCGGGGCGCTGGTACCGCGACTTCCTGGCCCGCACGCGCCAGACGGTGGGCGTGTGA
- the groES gene encoding co-chaperone GroES translates to MLKPLGDRVLVEIIEEAEQKTAGGLYVPDTAKEKSQRGKVVAVGNGKLLDNGTRVALDVKQGDTVYFAKYGGTEVSLEGKNYSILAERDILAIVE, encoded by the coding sequence ATGCTGAAACCTTTGGGCGACCGTGTACTCGTGGAAATCATCGAAGAAGCCGAGCAGAAGACCGCCGGCGGCCTGTACGTCCCCGACACCGCCAAGGAGAAGAGCCAGCGCGGCAAGGTCGTCGCGGTCGGCAACGGCAAGCTGCTCGACAACGGCACCCGCGTGGCGCTCGACGTCAAGCAGGGCGACACCGTGTACTTCGCCAAGTACGGCGGCACGGAAGTGTCCCTGGAAGGCAAGAACTACTCCATCCTCGCCGAACGCGACATCCTCGCCATCGTCGAGTAA
- a CDS encoding ThuA domain-containing protein, whose product MTTTDTPRALMVWGGWTGHEPQATTERFAALLREHGFDVTVTDDLNVYTDAALLAQQNVIVQCVTMSTITPEQVGGLLDAVRGGVGFAGWHGGAGDSFRNTPEYQYMVGGQWVAHPGNIIDYSVQITAEHAITRGVGDFAMHSEQYYLHTDPSNTVLATTTFTGEHDPWIAGTVMPVAWTRRYGQGRVAYCALGHVDTDFEVPQARELTLRSLLWAAGRLD is encoded by the coding sequence ATGACGACCACCGATACGCCGCGCGCCCTGATGGTCTGGGGCGGCTGGACCGGCCACGAGCCGCAGGCCACGACCGAACGCTTCGCCGCTCTGCTGCGGGAGCACGGCTTCGACGTGACGGTCACGGACGACCTGAACGTGTACACGGACGCCGCGCTGCTCGCGCAGCAGAACGTGATCGTGCAGTGCGTGACCATGAGCACCATCACGCCCGAACAGGTCGGGGGGCTGCTGGACGCCGTGCGCGGCGGTGTGGGCTTCGCCGGATGGCACGGCGGGGCGGGCGACTCGTTCCGGAACACGCCGGAGTACCAGTACATGGTGGGCGGGCAGTGGGTGGCCCACCCCGGCAACATCATCGACTACTCCGTGCAGATCACGGCCGAGCACGCGATCACGCGCGGTGTGGGCGACTTCGCCATGCACTCCGAGCAGTACTACCTGCACACCGACCCCAGCAACACGGTGCTCGCCACGACCACCTTCACGGGCGAGCACGACCCGTGGATCGCGGGCACGGTCATGCCGGTCGCGTGGACGCGGAGGTATGGGCAGGGCCGGGTGGCGTACTGCGCGCTGGGCCACGTGGACACCGACTTCGAGGTGCCCCAGGCGCGCGAGCTGACGCTGCGGAGCCTGCTGTGGGCGGCGGGCCGACTGGACTGA
- a CDS encoding nucleoside deaminase: MLPVQMDGWHVALSEAWDAYTHGSLPIGACVVDAHGHVIARGRNRLGDPRGAEGGVIGGHDLAHAEINALLDLRSTPRPDCHAWTVLTTVEPCPQCAGAIAMSGLRAVEYAAPDPWAGCSHLLTDDPYVSRKRIRVGRAPQDVQHMALGLLLHALLEEGQTQGNGSILDCFQERHPQEIEAAQRLHAAGTLSVLRRGRAPLTDALAVLA, from the coding sequence ATGCTGCCGGTGCAAATGGACGGCTGGCACGTGGCCCTCTCCGAAGCGTGGGACGCCTACACGCACGGCTCGCTGCCCATCGGCGCGTGCGTGGTGGACGCCCACGGCCACGTGATCGCGCGGGGCCGCAACCGCCTGGGCGATCCGCGCGGCGCGGAGGGCGGCGTGATCGGCGGCCACGACCTCGCGCACGCGGAGATCAACGCACTGCTGGATCTGCGGAGCACGCCCCGCCCGGACTGTCACGCCTGGACGGTGCTGACGACCGTGGAGCCGTGTCCGCAGTGCGCCGGCGCAATCGCCATGAGCGGCCTGCGCGCCGTGGAGTACGCCGCTCCCGATCCTTGGGCGGGCTGCTCGCACCTCCTGACCGACGATCCGTACGTGTCGCGCAAACGTATCCGCGTGGGCCGCGCGCCGCAGGACGTGCAACACATGGCCCTGGGGCTGCTGCTCCACGCGCTGCTGGAGGAGGGACAGACGCAGGGTAACGGCTCGATCCTCGACTGCTTCCAAGAGCGGCACCCGCAGGAGATAGAGGCCGCGCAGCGTCTGCACGCCGCCGGCACCCTGAGCGTCCTGCGCCGCGGACGCGCCCCGCTCACGGACGCGCTGGCCGTCCTGGCGTGA
- a CDS encoding NUDIX hydrolase, whose product MSGAGTVNLSAGLERTGRACVCVLYAGRVLLTGTSGGRWTLPGGGIEPGESPAGAAAREAWEEAGAHVTVDGEPFEVTSPHNGVTSVIFLARLRRQEPSPEGREHVWVDPTTAPWCDDYQLAPALETMHKRGWL is encoded by the coding sequence GTGAGCGGAGCGGGCACGGTGAACCTCTCGGCGGGTCTGGAGCGCACCGGCCGGGCCTGCGTGTGCGTGCTGTACGCCGGACGCGTGCTCCTGACCGGGACGTCCGGCGGGCGCTGGACACTGCCGGGCGGCGGCATCGAGCCCGGCGAGTCGCCAGCGGGAGCGGCGGCGCGCGAGGCGTGGGAGGAAGCCGGCGCGCACGTCACGGTGGACGGCGAGCCCTTCGAGGTCACGTCGCCGCACAACGGCGTGACCAGCGTGATCTTCCTGGCCCGGCTGCGCCGTCAGGAACCCAGCCCCGAAGGCCGCGAGCACGTCTGGGTCGATCCCACCACGGCGCCGTGGTGCGACGACTATCAGCTCGCCCCGGCGCTGGAGACCATGCACAAGCGGGGCTGGCTGTGA